A window of the Mucilaginibacter sp. cycad4 genome harbors these coding sequences:
- the leuD gene encoding 3-isopropylmalate dehydratase small subunit gives MATKIFKHIQTSVVPLPIENIDTDQIIPARFLKATTRDGFGNNLFRDWRFDGDDNPKQDFVLNNPNYSGKILVAGKNFGCGSSREHAAWAIADYGFDAVVSSFFADIFKGNALNNGLLPVQVSEGFLKKIFDAVYADEHAVVEIDLVDQFIKIVATGEQESFEVNPYKKACMTNGYDDIDYILSKKDEIAEFEGTR, from the coding sequence ATGGCAACTAAAATATTTAAACACATTCAAACCAGCGTAGTGCCTTTGCCTATCGAGAACATCGATACGGATCAAATTATCCCTGCAAGGTTTTTGAAGGCCACTACCCGCGATGGTTTTGGTAATAACTTATTCCGCGACTGGCGTTTTGATGGCGATGATAATCCTAAACAGGATTTCGTGCTTAACAACCCAAACTATAGCGGTAAGATCCTGGTTGCCGGTAAAAACTTCGGTTGCGGCAGTAGCCGTGAGCATGCTGCCTGGGCCATTGCCGATTATGGCTTTGATGCCGTGGTGAGCAGCTTCTTCGCCGATATTTTTAAAGGCAACGCGCTTAACAATGGCCTGCTACCGGTGCAGGTAAGCGAAGGCTTTTTAAAGAAGATCTTCGATGCTGTTTATGCCGATGAACACGCGGTAGTAGAGATCGACCTGGTTGACCAGTTCATCAAAATTGTAGCAACAGGCGAACAGGAAAGCTTTGAGGTTAACCCCTACAAAAAAGCCTGCATGACCAACGGCTATGACGATATCGACTACATCCTGAGCAAAAAGGATGAAATAGCGGAATTTGAAGGGACGAGGTAA
- the leuC gene encoding 3-isopropylmalate dehydratase large subunit, with amino-acid sequence MGQTLFDKIWDAHVVSSNEGFPDILYIDTHFIHEVTSPQAFDGLRTRGLPVFRPKQTVATADHNVPTIDQHLPIKEELSRYQVDMLTKNCAAFGIELYGLGHPYQGIVHVIGPELGITRPGGTYVCGDSHTSTHGAFGAIAFGIGTSQVEQVLATQCLLQSRPKRMKIEVNGKLQKGVGAKDIILYIIAQISAAGGTGYAVEYAGDTIRSLSMEGRMTICNMSIEMGARCGLIAPDETTIEYVKGREFAPKGEDWDKAVAYWKTLYSDADAAFDEVLSFKAEDIEPMITYGTNPGMGIGVTQHVPETASFEAKEQGSYKKALDYMGLHDDETLLGKPIDYVFIGSCTNSRIEDLRQVAEFVKGKHKADNVTVWVVPGSKQVQQQAIAEGLDKIFDAAGFPLREPGCSACLGMNEDKIPAGKYCVSTSNRNFEGRQGPNSRTFLASPLTAAASAITGVVTDIRTMLFESELEN; translated from the coding sequence ATGGGACAAACATTATTTGATAAGATCTGGGATGCACACGTCGTCAGCAGCAATGAGGGCTTTCCGGATATTTTGTATATCGATACACATTTCATTCACGAGGTAACCAGTCCGCAGGCATTTGATGGTTTGCGTACAAGAGGTTTACCCGTTTTTAGGCCAAAACAAACAGTGGCCACTGCCGATCACAACGTTCCAACCATTGATCAGCACCTCCCCATTAAAGAAGAACTTTCACGCTACCAGGTTGATATGCTCACAAAAAACTGTGCGGCATTCGGCATTGAGCTTTACGGCTTGGGCCATCCATACCAGGGTATCGTTCACGTTATAGGCCCCGAGCTGGGCATCACCCGTCCCGGCGGTACATATGTTTGCGGCGACAGCCATACTTCAACCCATGGCGCTTTTGGTGCTATTGCGTTTGGTATAGGTACATCGCAGGTTGAGCAGGTACTGGCCACACAATGTTTACTGCAATCGCGCCCTAAAAGGATGAAGATTGAAGTGAACGGCAAATTGCAAAAAGGCGTAGGCGCAAAGGATATTATCCTTTACATCATCGCGCAGATCTCGGCCGCAGGCGGCACAGGTTACGCGGTTGAATACGCCGGCGACACCATTCGCTCACTGAGCATGGAAGGCCGCATGACCATCTGCAACATGAGCATCGAAATGGGTGCCCGTTGCGGTTTAATTGCGCCCGACGAAACAACTATTGAATACGTAAAAGGCCGCGAGTTTGCCCCTAAAGGCGAAGACTGGGATAAGGCCGTAGCTTACTGGAAAACTTTATACTCTGATGCTGATGCAGCTTTTGATGAAGTATTATCCTTTAAAGCCGAAGATATTGAACCGATGATCACCTACGGAACTAATCCGGGTATGGGCATCGGTGTTACACAACACGTTCCTGAAACTGCTTCATTTGAAGCCAAAGAGCAGGGATCATACAAAAAAGCCCTCGACTACATGGGCCTGCATGATGATGAAACACTATTGGGTAAACCAATTGATTATGTGTTCATCGGCAGCTGCACCAACTCGCGCATTGAAGACCTGCGCCAGGTAGCCGAGTTTGTAAAAGGCAAACACAAAGCCGATAATGTTACCGTATGGGTAGTACCAGGCTCCAAACAAGTACAGCAACAGGCCATTGCCGAAGGACTGGACAAAATATTTGATGCCGCAGGTTTCCCGCTTCGCGAACCTGGCTGCAGCGCATGCCTTGGCATGAACGAGGACAAAATCCCCGCAGGCAAATATTGCGTATCGACCTCAAACAGAAACTTTGAAGGAAGACAAGGGCCCAACAGCCGCACATTCCTTGCCAGTCCGCTAACGGCTGCTGCAAGTGCAATTACGGGTGTGGTTACTGATATCAGGACAATGTTGTTTGAATCAGAATTAGAGAATTAA
- a CDS encoding transposase, producing the protein MTRSSVRVVRYSISFKQKVVREIEEEGLSLTEASRRYGIGGAETVSRWLGALGKQYLQNKVIRVETKAEKGRLLELEQEVKKLKLALADAYLARDCAEEVVKQAGKLYGEDLKKKFGGQVSERSGQNTD; encoded by the coding sequence ATGACAAGAAGTAGCGTAAGAGTAGTTCGGTACAGTATTAGCTTTAAACAAAAAGTAGTCAGGGAGATAGAAGAAGAAGGTCTGAGCCTGACAGAAGCAAGCCGTCGCTACGGGATCGGTGGAGCAGAGACAGTAAGCAGATGGCTTGGTGCATTAGGTAAACAATATTTACAAAACAAGGTAATCAGAGTGGAAACGAAAGCAGAGAAGGGTCGGTTATTAGAATTAGAACAGGAAGTTAAAAAGTTAAAGCTGGCTTTGGCAGATGCTTACCTGGCGCGGGATTGCGCAGAAGAGGTAGTCAAGCAGGCAGGCAAACTATACGGGGAGGATTTAAAAAAAAAGTTTGGCGGTCAAGTATCGGAGCGCTCCGGTCAAAATACAGATTAA
- the ilvB gene encoding biosynthetic-type acetolactate synthase large subunit: protein MEVAQETLTAPAATETVQVSGSVALLEALIAEGTDTIFGYPGGAIMPIYDALFDYNDKLNHILVRHEQGGIHAGQGYARTSGKVGVVFATSGPGATNLVTGLADAQIDSTPLVCITGQVFAHLLGTDAFQETDVINITTPVTKWNYQVTDATEIPEVIAKAFYIARSGRPGPVLIDITKNAQIQLFDFAGYKPCDHIRSYRPKPIVRTQYIDEAAALINNAKKPFILFGQGVILGSAEQEFKAFVEKSGIPAAWTILGAGAIPTDHPQNVGMLGMHGNYGPNVLTNDCDVLIAIGMRFDDRVTGRLDKYAKQAKVVHLDIDPAEIDKNVKSTVPVWGDCKETLPLLTAAIAKKEYPEWLAKFNDYTKQEVEAVIHNELNPTTPEMTMGEVIKQLNEITKGEAVIVTDVGQHQMVACRYAQFNNTRSNVTSGGLGTMGFALPAAIGAKFGAPNRTVVAIIGDGGFQMTCQELGTIMQSGVDVKIVILNNRFLGMVRQWQELFNQRRYSFVDIQSPDFVALAAAYRIPGKLIDDRADLTTALNEMLSTPGSFLLEVMVTKENNVFPMVPQGCSVSEIRLK, encoded by the coding sequence ATGGAAGTTGCACAAGAAACACTAACCGCACCCGCTGCCACCGAGACCGTACAGGTTTCCGGATCGGTAGCATTATTGGAAGCATTGATAGCCGAAGGTACCGATACCATTTTTGGTTACCCAGGTGGCGCCATCATGCCCATTTATGATGCTTTGTTTGATTACAATGATAAATTAAACCACATACTGGTGCGTCATGAACAGGGCGGTATTCATGCCGGTCAGGGTTATGCGCGTACATCGGGCAAAGTGGGCGTAGTATTTGCTACCAGCGGTCCCGGCGCTACTAACCTGGTAACAGGCCTGGCCGATGCCCAGATTGATAGCACACCGCTTGTTTGTATCACCGGGCAGGTATTCGCTCACCTTTTAGGTACCGATGCCTTCCAGGAAACTGATGTGATCAACATTACTACTCCGGTTACCAAATGGAATTACCAGGTAACTGATGCTACCGAAATTCCCGAGGTTATTGCCAAAGCATTTTACATTGCACGCAGCGGCAGGCCCGGCCCGGTATTGATCGACATTACCAAAAACGCGCAGATCCAGCTGTTTGACTTTGCAGGCTACAAACCTTGCGATCATATCCGTAGCTACAGGCCAAAACCTATTGTTCGTACGCAATACATTGACGAAGCTGCTGCTTTGATCAACAATGCTAAAAAGCCGTTCATCCTGTTTGGTCAGGGTGTTATTTTAGGTAGTGCCGAGCAGGAGTTTAAAGCTTTTGTTGAAAAAAGCGGCATCCCTGCAGCATGGACTATCCTTGGCGCCGGCGCAATCCCTACAGATCATCCTCAAAACGTTGGTATGTTAGGTATGCATGGTAACTATGGCCCTAACGTTTTAACTAACGATTGCGATGTGCTGATTGCCATAGGTATGCGTTTTGATGATCGCGTAACCGGTCGCCTGGACAAATATGCCAAACAAGCTAAAGTAGTTCATTTGGATATTGACCCGGCTGAGATCGACAAAAACGTAAAATCAACCGTACCTGTTTGGGGCGATTGCAAGGAAACATTGCCATTGCTAACCGCAGCCATCGCAAAGAAAGAATACCCTGAATGGCTTGCCAAATTTAACGACTACACCAAACAGGAAGTTGAAGCAGTTATTCATAACGAGCTTAACCCAACCACCCCGGAAATGACCATGGGCGAGGTGATCAAACAGCTTAACGAGATCACCAAAGGTGAAGCTGTTATCGTTACCGACGTAGGTCAGCACCAGATGGTAGCCTGCCGTTACGCGCAGTTTAATAACACCCGCAGTAACGTAACCAGCGGTGGCCTTGGTACTATGGGCTTTGCGCTCCCAGCCGCTATCGGCGCCAAATTTGGCGCGCCAAACCGTACTGTAGTAGCTATTATTGGTGATGGTGGCTTCCAGATGACCTGCCAGGAATTGGGTACCATTATGCAAAGCGGTGTTGATGTAAAGATTGTTATCCTTAACAACCGTTTCCTGGGCATGGTAAGGCAATGGCAGGAACTGTTCAACCAGCGCCGTTATTCGTTTGTTGATATTCAAAGCCCCGATTTTGTGGCATTGGCTGCTGCATACCGCATCCCCGGCAAACTGATTGATGACCGTGCCGATTTAACTACAGCATTAAACGAAATGCTGAGCACACCGGGATCATTCCTTTTAGAAGTAATGGTAACCAAGGAGAACAATGTGTTCCCAATGGTACCACAAGGATGTAGTGTAAGCGAGATCAGGTTAAAGTAA
- the ilvN gene encoding acetolactate synthase small subunit: MSEPEEKQEFNITVYTENQIGLLSRIAIIFTRRKINIDSLNTSPSEIDSIHRFNIVINESEDVVRKLTRQIEKQVEVLKVYYHTNEDVIWQELALYKVSTDVIAEKVSVERLLRENGARAVVIRKDYTVFETTGHREETDNLINILQPYGLIEFVRSARVAIIKDSDGFNRKLREFERLEPGEDVIENEYLNQGQKVFTM, translated from the coding sequence ATGAGCGAACCAGAAGAAAAACAGGAATTTAACATAACGGTTTATACAGAAAACCAAATTGGCTTATTAAGCCGGATAGCTATTATATTTACACGCCGAAAAATCAATATCGACAGCCTGAATACCTCTCCATCGGAGATTGACAGTATTCACCGCTTCAATATCGTGATCAACGAGTCGGAAGATGTGGTGCGTAAGCTTACCCGCCAGATTGAAAAGCAGGTAGAAGTATTAAAAGTATATTATCACACCAACGAAGATGTGATATGGCAGGAATTAGCGTTATATAAGGTATCAACCGATGTAATTGCTGAAAAGGTTAGTGTTGAACGTTTATTACGCGAAAACGGTGCCCGCGCGGTAGTGATCCGTAAGGACTATACCGTGTTTGAAACCACCGGTCACCGCGAGGAAACAGATAACCTGATCAACATTTTACAGCCTTACGGCCTCATAGAGTTTGTACGCAGCGCACGTGTTGCTATCATTAAAGACAGCGATGGCTTTAATCGCAAGCTCCGCGAGTTTGAAAGGCTTGAACCAGGTGAGGACGTGATTGAAAACGAATATCTGAACCAGGGACAGAAGGTGTTTACGATGTAA
- the atpC gene encoding ATP synthase F1 subunit epsilon, giving the protein MTLEILTPDKKVYEGEATSVTLPGALGLFEILNNHAPIISTLQDGKLTVRGGAAKEEVFFIKGGVVEALNNKVTVLAEGIQHK; this is encoded by the coding sequence ATGACATTAGAAATTCTTACTCCCGATAAAAAAGTTTACGAAGGCGAGGCCACCTCGGTAACCTTACCTGGTGCTTTGGGATTATTTGAAATACTGAACAACCACGCCCCTATCATTTCCACCCTTCAGGATGGCAAACTTACCGTACGCGGTGGTGCAGCTAAAGAAGAAGTGTTTTTTATTAAAGGCGGTGTTGTTGAAGCATTGAACAATAAAGTAACTGTTTTGGCCGAAGGTATTCAGCACAAATAG
- the leuB gene encoding 3-isopropylmalate dehydrogenase, with translation MKKHILVIPGDGIGPEVTTWGKAVLEKIGQDYGHEFSFDEALMGHAGIEATGNPLPDETLAKAKASDAILFGAIGHIKYDNDPSAKVRPEQGLLKIRKELGLYANLRPIMLFDELLDASSLKPEILKGTDILFFRELTGDVYFGEKKRSEDRNTASDLMIYSRYEVERIAIKAYEAARVRGKRLCSVDKANVLEASRLWREVVQEIAKQYPEVETEHMFIDNAAMQLVKNPKKFDVVLTANLFGDILTDEASQIAGSMGMLASASVGDGTGFFEPIHGSAHDIAGQDKANPLASILSVALMLEISFGLKDEAKKITDAIDKTLKEGYRTGDIADANTDKAKILGTTAMGQKVLEYL, from the coding sequence ATTAAAAAACACATATTAGTAATACCCGGAGACGGGATAGGCCCTGAGGTTACCACCTGGGGTAAAGCAGTTTTAGAAAAAATCGGTCAGGATTATGGCCATGAGTTTTCTTTTGATGAAGCCCTGATGGGCCATGCAGGCATCGAAGCAACCGGAAATCCGCTGCCCGACGAAACACTGGCTAAGGCTAAAGCAAGCGATGCTATCCTGTTTGGCGCTATCGGTCACATCAAATATGATAACGATCCATCGGCCAAAGTGCGTCCGGAGCAGGGATTATTAAAGATCCGTAAAGAGCTTGGTTTATATGCCAACCTGCGCCCTATTATGTTGTTTGATGAGCTTTTGGATGCATCGAGCCTTAAGCCCGAAATATTGAAAGGTACAGATATCCTTTTCTTCCGCGAATTAACCGGCGACGTTTACTTCGGCGAGAAAAAACGCAGCGAAGACCGCAACACCGCTTCCGATCTGATGATCTATTCACGTTATGAAGTTGAACGTATTGCTATCAAAGCCTACGAAGCAGCACGTGTACGCGGTAAAAGACTTTGCTCCGTTGATAAGGCCAACGTACTGGAAGCATCACGCTTATGGCGCGAGGTTGTACAGGAAATTGCTAAACAATATCCTGAGGTTGAAACCGAGCACATGTTTATTGATAACGCGGCCATGCAGCTGGTTAAAAATCCTAAAAAGTTTGATGTGGTATTAACCGCTAACCTTTTTGGCGATATCCTTACCGACGAAGCATCACAAATCGCAGGTTCGATGGGCATGCTTGCTTCAGCTTCGGTAGGTGATGGCACAGGATTTTTCGAGCCTATCCATGGTTCAGCACATGACATTGCCGGTCAGGATAAAGCAAATCCGCTGGCATCGATATTATCCGTAGCTTTAATGCTTGAAATTAGTTTCGGCTTAAAAGACGAAGCTAAAAAGATAACTGATGCTATTGACAAAACGCTTAAAGAAGGCTACCGCACAGGCGATATCGCTGATGCGAATACCGACAAAGCCAAAATTTTAGGCACTACGGCAATGGGCCAAAAAGTGCTGGAATATTTGTAG
- a CDS encoding GxxExxY protein translates to MEKDELTYKIIGCAMRVHNTLGNGFQEVIYQKCLAIELGKAGISYIRELEHPIYYDGIEVGKRRADFVIEGKLSVEIKALINLEDVHLAQAKNYTAAYDFPIGLLINFGSQSLQYKLIFNPKYNIKIN, encoded by the coding sequence ATGGAAAAAGATGAACTCACCTACAAGATCATTGGATGTGCAATGAGAGTTCATAACACATTAGGGAACGGATTTCAGGAAGTGATATATCAAAAGTGTTTAGCAATCGAACTTGGAAAAGCAGGAATAAGCTATATAAGAGAACTCGAACATCCTATATATTATGACGGGATCGAGGTTGGAAAAAGAAGGGCTGATTTTGTAATTGAAGGTAAACTGTCGGTAGAAATAAAAGCACTCATTAATTTGGAGGATGTGCATCTGGCGCAAGCGAAAAATTATACAGCCGCCTATGATTTTCCTATCGGCCTATTGATAAACTTTGGCAGTCAAAGCCTTCAATATAAGCTGATCTTCAATCCAAAATATAACATTAAAATAAATTGA
- the ilvD gene encoding dihydroxy-acid dehydratase — protein sequence MSSSSDTTNAIELNKYSKTFTQDPTQPAAQAMLYGIGLTDDDMRKAQVGVASMGYDGNTCNMHLNDLAKLVKQGIWDEDMVGLIFHTIGVSDGMSNGTEGMRYSLVSRDIIADSIEAVTGAQYYDGLITLPGCDKNMPGSIMAMGRLNRPSIMVYGGTIKPGHWKGEDLNIVSAFEALGKKIAGQIDDVDFMGVIKNACPSAGACGGIYTANTMAAAIEALGMSLPYSSSNPALSEDKKAECLAAGKAIKVLLEKDIKPSDIMTRAAFENAIVVIMVLGGSTNAVLHLIAMAKSVDVKLTQDDFQAVSNRIPVLADMKPSGKYMMEDLHNIGGVPAVMKYCLEQGWLDGSCLTVTGKTIAENLAEVPALEFETQKIIKPVENPIKATGHLQILYGNLAEGGSVAKISGKEGERFTGPARVFDGEFELIAGIQSGRVKKGDVVVIRNVGPKGAPGMPEMLKPTSAIFGAGLGSSVALITDGRFSGGTHGFVVGHITPEAYDGGFIAMVKDDDIIHIDAVANTINVSLPQEEIAARRAAWQKPALKVTKGVLYRYAKNVTTAAEGCVTDE from the coding sequence ATGAGTTCATCATCAGATACCACCAACGCTATAGAATTGAACAAGTATAGCAAAACCTTTACCCAAGACCCAACGCAGCCGGCCGCACAGGCTATGCTTTACGGGATCGGCTTAACCGACGACGATATGCGCAAAGCACAGGTCGGCGTGGCCAGTATGGGCTACGATGGCAATACTTGCAACATGCACCTTAACGACTTGGCTAAACTGGTTAAACAAGGTATCTGGGATGAAGACATGGTAGGTTTGATTTTCCACACCATTGGCGTAAGTGATGGCATGAGCAACGGTACCGAAGGCATGCGTTACTCATTAGTGAGCCGTGATATCATTGCCGATTCAATTGAGGCTGTAACCGGCGCTCAGTATTATGATGGCTTGATTACCCTGCCGGGCTGCGATAAAAATATGCCGGGCTCCATCATGGCTATGGGCCGTTTAAACCGCCCGTCGATCATGGTTTACGGCGGTACTATTAAACCCGGTCATTGGAAAGGTGAAGACCTGAACATCGTTTCGGCATTTGAGGCTTTGGGCAAAAAGATTGCCGGCCAGATAGATGACGTTGATTTTATGGGCGTTATTAAAAATGCCTGTCCAAGCGCGGGTGCCTGCGGTGGTATCTATACAGCCAATACCATGGCTGCCGCTATTGAGGCATTGGGTATGAGCTTGCCGTACTCGTCATCAAACCCGGCATTAAGCGAAGATAAAAAAGCAGAATGCCTTGCGGCCGGTAAAGCCATTAAGGTATTGTTAGAGAAAGATATTAAACCATCAGACATCATGACCCGCGCGGCATTTGAAAATGCTATTGTTGTGATTATGGTATTAGGCGGTTCAACCAACGCGGTATTGCACCTGATTGCAATGGCCAAAAGCGTTGACGTTAAATTAACTCAGGATGATTTTCAGGCGGTAAGTAACCGTATCCCGGTACTGGCCGATATGAAGCCAAGCGGTAAATACATGATGGAAGACCTGCACAACATTGGCGGTGTTCCGGCTGTAATGAAATACTGTTTGGAGCAGGGCTGGTTAGATGGAAGCTGCCTTACCGTTACCGGCAAAACCATTGCCGAAAACCTTGCCGAAGTTCCGGCACTGGAGTTTGAAACTCAAAAAATCATTAAACCTGTTGAAAACCCGATCAAAGCTACAGGCCACCTACAAATCCTATACGGAAACCTTGCCGAAGGCGGCAGCGTTGCCAAGATCAGCGGTAAAGAAGGTGAGCGTTTCACAGGCCCTGCCCGTGTATTTGACGGCGAGTTTGAACTGATTGCAGGCATCCAGAGCGGCCGTGTTAAAAAAGGCGATGTTGTGGTGATCCGCAACGTAGGTCCTAAAGGCGCGCCGGGCATGCCGGAAATGCTGAAACCAACCTCAGCTATATTCGGTGCCGGTTTGGGTAGTTCGGTAGCATTAATTACAGATGGACGCTTTAGTGGCGGTACGCATGGCTTCGTCGTCGGTCACATCACACCCGAGGCTTACGATGGTGGTTTTATAGCGATGGTAAAAGATGATGATATAATTCATATTGATGCTGTTGCCAATACTATAAACGTTTCGCTACCGCAAGAAGAAATAGCCGCACGTCGTGCCGCATGGCAAAAACCGGCGCTGAAGGTTACCAAGGGTGTGTTATACCGTTACGCTAAAAACGTAACTACCGCTGCCGAAGGCTGCGTTACCGACGAATAA
- a CDS encoding methyltransferase domain-containing protein → MTTTNKHIQREGKGTAKLFDERSLANDYATLAPLLKPGLKVLDVGCGTGAISKDIAALVGESGHVTGIDNTEYFIQSGKETYASVKNMELIYIDLFSFEPEEKYDLIVSARVLQWLSNPVEALKKMYSLLKPGGTVSILDYNHEALQWRPQPPASMQRFYATFLRWRGDAGMNNHIAEDLHGYLQEAGFTSIEVFNADEVYQKGEYNFEGKAGIWAKVAQSKQMVEEGYIDDESRLLAINEYTDWVENEAEQMVMKLKEVRGTKK, encoded by the coding sequence ATGACAACAACAAACAAGCACATTCAGAGAGAAGGTAAAGGTACAGCCAAATTATTCGACGAACGGAGTTTAGCGAATGATTATGCTACCCTCGCTCCCCTGCTTAAGCCGGGCCTGAAGGTGCTGGATGTGGGTTGTGGTACGGGCGCTATCTCTAAAGATATAGCTGCATTAGTTGGTGAAAGCGGTCATGTAACGGGCATTGATAACACCGAATATTTTATCCAGAGCGGCAAGGAAACTTATGCTTCGGTAAAAAACATGGAGTTGATCTATATTGATCTGTTCAGCTTTGAGCCGGAAGAAAAGTACGACCTTATTGTATCGGCAAGGGTATTACAGTGGCTGAGCAATCCGGTTGAGGCTTTGAAAAAAATGTATTCGCTGCTGAAACCTGGTGGTACAGTATCCATTTTGGATTATAATCATGAGGCTTTGCAATGGCGGCCGCAACCGCCCGCAAGTATGCAGCGTTTTTATGCTACCTTTTTAAGGTGGAGAGGTGATGCAGGTATGAACAACCATATTGCCGAAGACCTGCACGGATATTTGCAGGAAGCAGGTTTTACCAGTATCGAAGTATTTAATGCCGATGAGGTTTACCAAAAAGGCGAATACAACTTTGAAGGCAAAGCGGGCATCTGGGCCAAGGTAGCGCAATCAAAACAAATGGTTGAAGAAGGCTATATCGATGATGAATCGCGCTTGCTGGCTATTAATGAATATACCGACTGGGTAGAAAACGAAGCCGAGCAAATGGTCATGAAACTAAAAGAAGTAAGAGGAACTAAAAAATAA
- the ilvC gene encoding ketol-acid reductoisomerase codes for MAKLNFGGTEENVVTREEFPLSKAQEVLKDEVVAVIGYGVQGPGQALNQKDNGINVIVGQRKGTKTWDKAISDGFVPGETLFEIEEALEKGTVICYLLSDAAQIALWPTVKKHLTPGKALYFSHGFGITFNEQTGIIPPADVDVFLVAPKGSGTSLRRMFLQGRGLNSSYAIFQDATGKAFERVIALGIAVGSGYLFETNFKKEVYSDLTGERGTLMGCVQGIFAAQYEVLRSNGHSPSEAFNETVEELTQSLMPLVAENGMDWMYANCSTTAQRGALDWWKKFRDATKPVFEELYESVATGKESQRSIDSNSQPDYREKLDAELKELRESELWQAGKTVRSLRPENQVVEA; via the coding sequence ATGGCAAAACTAAATTTCGGCGGCACTGAAGAAAACGTAGTAACCCGCGAAGAGTTCCCTTTATCAAAAGCTCAGGAAGTATTAAAAGATGAAGTTGTAGCGGTAATTGGCTATGGCGTACAAGGTCCGGGTCAGGCATTGAACCAAAAGGACAATGGTATCAACGTAATTGTTGGTCAGCGTAAAGGCACCAAAACATGGGATAAAGCTATCAGCGATGGCTTTGTACCGGGCGAAACCCTTTTTGAAATTGAAGAAGCTTTAGAAAAAGGAACTGTAATTTGCTACTTATTGAGCGATGCAGCCCAAATCGCGTTGTGGCCAACTGTTAAAAAACATTTAACTCCAGGCAAAGCCCTTTATTTCTCTCATGGCTTTGGTATCACTTTCAACGAGCAAACAGGTATCATCCCTCCTGCTGATGTCGACGTATTCCTGGTTGCCCCTAAAGGTTCAGGTACTTCATTACGCCGTATGTTCCTGCAAGGCCGTGGCTTAAACTCAAGCTACGCTATCTTCCAGGATGCTACAGGTAAAGCATTTGAGCGTGTTATCGCTTTAGGTATTGCCGTAGGTAGCGGTTACCTGTTCGAAACTAACTTCAAAAAAGAAGTTTACAGCGATTTAACCGGCGAGCGTGGTACTTTGATGGGCTGTGTTCAGGGTATCTTTGCCGCTCAGTACGAAGTATTGCGCAGCAATGGTCACTCACCATCTGAAGCATTTAACGAAACCGTTGAAGAGCTTACCCAATCATTAATGCCGCTTGTTGCTGAAAACGGTATGGACTGGATGTATGCAAACTGTTCAACTACTGCTCAACGCGGCGCGCTTGACTGGTGGAAAAAATTCCGTGATGCTACTAAACCTGTATTTGAAGAGCTTTACGAAAGCGTTGCTACAGGTAAAGAATCACAACGTTCAATTGATTCAAACAGCCAGCCAGATTACCGCGAAAAACTGGATGCCGAACTGAAAGAATTACGCGAAAGCGAATTATGGCAAGCAGGCAAAACAGTACGCAGCCTACGCCCTGAAAACCAGGTTGTAGAAGCGTAA